The following proteins are encoded in a genomic region of Solea senegalensis isolate Sse05_10M unplaced genomic scaffold, IFAPA_SoseM_1 scf7180000015071, whole genome shotgun sequence:
- the ppp6c gene encoding serine/threonine-protein phosphatase 6 catalytic subunit — protein MAPLDLDKYAEIAKQCKYLPENDLKRLCDYVCDLLLEESNVQPVSTPVTVCGDIHGQFYDLCELFRTGGQVPDTNYIFMGDFVDRGYYSLETFTYLLVLKAKWPDRITLLRGNHESRQITQVYGFYDECQTKYGNANAWRYCTKVFDMLTVAALMDEQILCVHGGLSPDIKTLDQIRTIERNQEIPHKGAFCDLVWSDPEDVDTWAISPRGAGWLFGAKVTNEFVHINNLKLICRAHQLVHEGYKFMFDEKLVTVWSAPNYCYRCGNIASIMVFKDANTREPKLFRAVPDSERVIPPRTTTPYFL, from the exons ATGGCGCCTCTGGACCTGGATAAATATGCAGAGATCGCCAAACAGTGTAAATACCTGCCAGAGAACGACCTCAAG AGGTTGTGTGACTACGTGTGTGATCTCCTGCTGGAGGAATCCAATGTCCAGCCCGTCTCTACTCCAGTAACAGTATGTGGGGACATACACGGACAG TTCTACGATCTCTGTGAACTGTTTCGGACAGGCGGCCAGGTTCCAGACACAAATTACATATTTATG GGCGACTTTGTTGACCGAGGATACTACAGTCTGGAGACGTTCACCTACCTGCTGGTGCTGAAAGCCAAATGGCCCGACCGCATCACACTGCTGCGCGGGAACCACGAGAGCAGACAGATCACACAAGTTTATGGCTTCTATG ATGAGTGTCAGACCAAGTATGGGAATGCAAACGCATGGCGTTACTGCACCAAAGTGTTTGACATGTTAACAGTTGCAGCT CTGATGGATGAGCAGATCCTGTGTGTTCACGGCGGCCTCTCACCAGACATCAAAACACTAGATCAGATTCGAACCATTGAGCGTAACCAGGAGATCCCTCACAAAGGAGCGTTTTGTGATCTGGTGTGGTCAGACCCTGAAGATGTGGACACCTGGGCCATCAGTCCCAGAGGAGCCGGCTGGCTCTTTGGTGCAAAGGTCACAAACGAG TTCGTTCACATTAACAACCTGAAGCTGATCTGCCGGGCGCATCAGCTCGTCCACGAGGGCTACAAGTTCATGTTCGACGAGAAGCTGGTCACGGTGTGGTCGGCTCCCAACTACTGCTACCGCTGTGGCAACATCGCGTCCATCATGGTCTTCAAAGATGCCAACACACGAGAGCCCAAGCTGTTCCGAGCTGTGCCCGACTCCGAGAGAGTCATCCCACCCCGAACGACCACCCCGTATTTCctgtaa
- the LOC122761907 gene encoding meiosis-specific nuclear structural protein 1-like, translating to MKRNWNYDEQKSFWSQPQSEDLSRQQEVKRLERNRLLLEYDEEEETWEKRRHFRQRRAEQREHERVSTLLKAEEDRRNREKQREQDERMAKAIARIELDKQGKEKRRQQIRENTLELRDLKSKLLAAYVNKGRAEQMAERENMRREKQCEEAELGLKMLDEKQREETEQQKLEQKRQVEREEYLQLLKQQFVEKDHRRQQAYEEFLKEKQQVDNIVRKIYEEFEMERKQRLERVRATQQEIEKFEKQREEWKLVEKERIEAENRRIIEFVEQKQVMEEDRLAKEKEKGEAKDQAYQSLCRRMEEEKQQREEMEQLMEEIYLEEKEEAYRQREIEEMEKKMRQRLMLQQACQELTALKELQRKAQKEEEEAFRRMMMDKFAEDDRIEQMNAQRRRMKELEHKRAVEKLVEDRRRERQAEREAEAKEEEMEEEKEAELRRMIEEERQKLLKSHITKLLGYLPKGLIRESDLQHFDKDFINNLKSKQDDDIFFMERQDTI from the coding sequence ATGAAACGTAACTGGAACTACGATGAGCAGAAGAGTTTCTGGAGTCAACCCCAGAGTGAGGACCTGAGTAGGCAGCAGGAGGTCAAGCGTTTGGAACGCAACCGGCTGCTGCTGGAgtatgatgaggaggaggaaacctGGGAGAAGAGGAGACATTTTCGACAGAGGCGGGCTGAGCAGAGGGAGCACGAAAGGGTGAGCACGCTCCTGAAGGCAGAGGAGGACAGAAGGAACAGGGAGAAGCAACGCGAGCAAGATGAGAGGATGGCTAAAGCCATCGCACGCATTGAGCTCGATAAGCAaggaaaggagaagaggaggcaaCAAATCCGAGAGAACACCCTGGAGCTGCGAGATTTGAAGTCAAAACTGTTGGCTGCCTATGTGAACAAGGGGAGAGCTGAGCAGATGGCCGAGAGGGAAAACATGAGGCGTGAAAAGCAGTGCGAGGAGGCAGAGCTAGGACTAAAGATGCTGGACGAAAAACAACGAGAAGAAACGGAGCAGCAGAAACTAGAGCAGAAACGCCAGGTGGAGCGGGAAGAGTATCTCCAACTGCTGAAACAGCAGTTTGTGGAGAAGGATCACAGGAGACAGCAGGCATATGAGGAGTTTCTCAAAGAGAAGCAACAGGTGGACAACATAGTGAGGAAGATTTATGAGGAGTTTGAGATGGAGAGGAAGCAGAGACTGGAGAGGGTCAGAGCCACTCAGCAGGAAATAGAGAAATTTGAGAAGCAGCGCGAAGAGTGGAAACTCGTGGAGAAAGAGAGGATAGAAGCTGAGAACCGCCGCATCATAGAGTTTGTGGAGCAGAAGCAGGTCATGGAGGAGGACAGATTGGCTAAGGAAAAAGAGAAGGGTGAAGCCAAAGACCAGGCCTACCAATCCCTCTGTAGGAGGATGgaagaggagaagcagcagcgtGAGGAGATGGAGCAACTCATGGAGGAAATTTacctggaggagaaggaggaagctTACAGGCAGAGGGAAATTGAAGAAATGGAGAAGAAAATGAGGCAGAGGCTGATGCTTCAGCAGGCCTGCCAGGAACTGACAGCTCTCAAAGAGTTGCAGAGGAAGGcacagaaagaagaggaggaggccttcaggaggatgatgatggacAAGTTTGCGGAGGACGATCGGATTGAGCAGATGAACGCCCAGAGGAGACGCATGAAGGAACTGGAGCATAAACGCGCAGTGGAAAAGCTGGTGGAGGACAGGAGGCGGGAGCGTCAGGCTGAAAGGGAGGCGGAGGCCAAAGAGGAagaaatggaggaggagaaggaggcagaGCTTAGACGCATGAttgaagaagagagacagaaacttCTTAAAAGCCACATTACAAAACTGTTAGGATACTTACCAAAGGGCTTGATCCGTGAAAGTGACCTGCAGCACTTTGACAAAGACTTTATAAACAATCTCAAATCAAAACAGGATGATGATATCTTCTTTATGGAGCGCCAAGACACTatttaa